In Euzebyales bacterium, a genomic segment contains:
- a CDS encoding AAA family ATPase, with protein MGPDDEVVARVFEPADLLDVGRFQGLEPYERIAENLIDLAWDERDGHNRQPGPPLSILLHGPSRVAMAVLAHTVAWGLDADLVQVFAAAVLPSSNGGSQPIVAPAVNKARGRRRSVLFIDQLDMLSTADGHDVRRQRAMNDLVAEVLRPAYGRAPIVIAAYVGDDAPDRRLTDRFEHIVFIDVPESDDAEVAPVRHRSASASVRTAPTHAHVQHGGQRCGPTMESAA; from the coding sequence TTGGGACCCGATGACGAGGTCGTCGCCCGGGTCTTCGAACCGGCCGACCTCCTCGACGTCGGGCGGTTCCAGGGCCTCGAGCCGTACGAGCGGATCGCCGAGAACCTGATCGATCTGGCGTGGGACGAGCGGGACGGTCACAACCGGCAGCCGGGTCCGCCGCTATCGATCCTCCTGCACGGTCCGTCTCGGGTGGCCATGGCAGTCCTCGCGCACACGGTGGCGTGGGGCCTCGACGCTGATCTCGTCCAGGTGTTCGCCGCGGCGGTGCTGCCGAGCAGCAACGGCGGGTCGCAGCCGATCGTCGCACCCGCGGTCAACAAGGCGCGGGGACGGCGACGGAGCGTCCTGTTCATCGATCAGCTCGACATGCTGTCCACCGCGGACGGCCACGATGTGAGGAGGCAGCGCGCGATGAACGATCTCGTCGCCGAGGTCCTGCGCCCCGCTTACGGGCGCGCCCCGATCGTGATCGCCGCCTACGTGGGCGACGACGCCCCCGACCGCCGTCTGACCGACCGGTTCGAGCACATCGTGTTCATCGACGTGCCGGAGTCCGATGATGCGGAGGTCGCCCCGGTGCGTCACCGGTCGGCGTCGGCTTCCGTTCGTACGGCGCCCACACATGCGCACGTGCAGCACGGGGGTCAACGATGTGGACCGACCATGGAGTCGGCTGCGTAG
- a CDS encoding NUDIX domain-containing protein has product MPQHHVSVAGVVVDPEGRVLAVRRRDNGAWELPGAVLERGELIEDGLAREIKEEAGVLVDVVRLSGVYKHIARGIVAIVFYCELAHELETDWAETVGVRWMDRIEVADRMTPVFAQRVLDALDRGSNSAPAVRHHDGGHSSRRCTCPSRTSTVLGAD; this is encoded by the coding sequence ATGCCGCAGCATCACGTCAGTGTCGCGGGCGTCGTCGTCGACCCCGAAGGCCGTGTACTTGCGGTCCGTCGTCGCGACAACGGGGCGTGGGAGCTGCCGGGCGCGGTGCTCGAACGAGGCGAGTTGATCGAGGACGGGCTGGCGCGCGAGATCAAGGAAGAGGCTGGCGTCCTGGTCGATGTGGTCCGCTTATCCGGCGTCTACAAGCACATCGCCCGCGGGATCGTCGCCATCGTCTTCTATTGTGAGCTTGCCCACGAGCTCGAGACCGACTGGGCCGAGACCGTCGGTGTGCGTTGGATGGATCGAATCGAGGTCGCGGATCGTATGACCCCTGTGTTCGCCCAGCGAGTTCTCGACGCGCTCGACCGCGGCTCGAACTCGGCCCCGGCGGTGCGGCACCACGATGGGGGTCATTCATCCCGCCGTTGCACATGTCCATCGCGAACAAGCACCGTTCTCGGCGCCGACTGA
- a CDS encoding LysM peptidoglycan-binding domain-containing protein, with protein MMRPSRRRHDLAAGFAAGVGLVLLVAGVPIALAVTVGWPLPRSMPQLETVMAALRYGQIAPTTLLQALAVVLWLTWAAITAGIILEIAAVLRRTVAQALPGLGPVQQLAARLVATVMLMSSVTTRAAAEPPPVPPTAGAPVEARADQHTSRPEDAPPPEQQATTGAWWTVRTHDSLWSIAERTLGEGHRWKEIAARNIDRPQPDGGRLQRGATLIRPGWRLELPPDANVPAPPARVTVSAGDDLWSIAEEHLDDGERWREIHSRNRGRRQPDGGHVDDPDLIRPGWVLRLPTMEPSSDGTGEGARSDDGGTRAGSDHGGRRAGSRTGARDEAPRPPTDHPGGATAPVPAPVTPSTLPPPVARPEAADSAVGSEPPALPHRGQLAPARFEAPARERNDDWNLAPAATAVLAAVLLGLIANRRRHRLRHRAVGAVPAPVDPEAAELERWLRSMAEHDLTHRTDRVLCTLTEHFAEHGAAPEVRAVELGEDVVLHLSTAEQTTPPGVTASDDGRRWIVAAELEMAPATHDRRYVPALVSCGRTDAGALLLIDPIAVAGVGVCGPDDLVADAMTSWTAELAAAGAARGAEIVVVGRHHPLVERLARVSIAADAGAALDRVRRLGDAVERADSRIVVLCGSGVADDDVHALLDAAAHPAVGLVVAGREGPATQVELSGHEVRLWPDDIRLDPPEWLTPDDWDRFGDLLRPTTHGHVATPGPPALRPVLADDHMRLATATDERRSIRVVGLLGPLTIDDRSLTIDADAAELLTWLAVHRTGADVGTLLGLLRPGRTPDPDVLEHAIATVDALLGTSDPAVVRTDDGRLELSDTVTTDLARCDELVGGLDHQPPPAQARSIYTALELVRGEPFTDAAAWAHADGTALRTAGMIIDIAHRLAMQSLTIGDVERAAWAVDRGLLAAPTSELLHRDRMRTADMAGDPAGVDACMRRLRLRVEADGGWLTPETEALYRELRAAAPPDVAEDAS; from the coding sequence ATGATGCGCCCGTCCCGACGACGTCACGATCTCGCAGCCGGCTTCGCGGCCGGGGTCGGGCTGGTGCTGCTCGTGGCCGGCGTGCCCATCGCGCTGGCGGTGACGGTCGGTTGGCCGCTGCCGCGGTCGATGCCACAGCTCGAGACGGTGATGGCCGCACTGCGGTACGGGCAGATCGCTCCGACGACGCTCCTGCAGGCCCTGGCCGTGGTCCTGTGGCTCACGTGGGCCGCGATCACGGCGGGCATCATCCTCGAGATCGCAGCGGTGCTGCGACGGACCGTGGCACAAGCACTTCCCGGGCTCGGTCCGGTGCAGCAGCTCGCGGCGCGCCTCGTGGCGACCGTGATGCTGATGTCATCGGTCACCACCCGAGCCGCGGCCGAGCCACCGCCCGTGCCGCCGACCGCAGGCGCGCCCGTCGAGGCCAGAGCCGACCAGCACACTTCGCGGCCCGAGGACGCGCCGCCCCCGGAGCAGCAGGCGACCACAGGTGCGTGGTGGACGGTACGCACGCACGACTCGCTGTGGTCGATCGCCGAGCGCACCCTCGGTGAGGGTCATCGATGGAAGGAAATCGCAGCTCGCAACATCGACCGCCCACAGCCGGACGGGGGACGGCTGCAGCGGGGCGCCACCCTGATCCGCCCGGGGTGGCGGCTCGAGCTGCCTCCGGACGCCAACGTCCCGGCCCCTCCCGCCCGGGTCACGGTCAGCGCTGGGGATGACCTGTGGAGCATCGCCGAAGAGCACCTCGACGACGGCGAGCGGTGGCGCGAGATCCATTCCCGCAACCGGGGACGGCGCCAGCCCGATGGCGGGCACGTCGATGATCCCGACCTGATCCGCCCAGGATGGGTCCTGCGCCTACCGACCATGGAGCCATCGTCGGACGGCACCGGCGAGGGTGCCAGGTCAGACGACGGTGGGACACGTGCGGGATCGGACCATGGTGGCCGACGTGCAGGGTCACGCACGGGAGCGCGAGACGAGGCGCCTCGGCCGCCTACGGACCACCCCGGCGGCGCGACGGCACCAGTGCCTGCCCCGGTCACGCCCTCGACGTTGCCGCCGCCCGTGGCGAGGCCGGAAGCCGCCGACAGCGCCGTCGGCTCGGAGCCACCCGCCCTCCCTCATCGAGGACAGCTCGCGCCTGCCCGGTTCGAGGCACCCGCACGCGAACGCAACGACGATTGGAACCTGGCACCCGCCGCCACGGCGGTCCTGGCGGCTGTGCTCCTCGGGCTGATCGCGAACCGCCGACGCCACCGGCTCCGGCACCGCGCGGTCGGTGCCGTCCCTGCGCCCGTCGACCCCGAGGCTGCCGAGCTCGAACGCTGGCTGCGATCAATGGCCGAGCACGACCTCACGCACCGCACCGACCGTGTGCTCTGCACGCTGACCGAGCACTTCGCCGAGCATGGAGCCGCCCCGGAGGTGCGTGCGGTCGAGCTCGGTGAGGACGTCGTGCTGCACCTCTCGACCGCTGAGCAGACGACGCCGCCCGGCGTCACCGCGTCGGACGACGGCCGGCGGTGGATCGTCGCAGCGGAGCTCGAGATGGCGCCTGCTACGCACGATCGTCGCTACGTCCCTGCGCTCGTCTCGTGCGGCCGCACGGACGCAGGTGCGCTGCTGCTCATTGATCCCATCGCGGTCGCCGGCGTCGGCGTGTGCGGCCCGGACGATCTGGTCGCCGACGCCATGACGTCGTGGACCGCGGAGCTCGCCGCAGCCGGCGCCGCCCGCGGCGCCGAGATCGTCGTCGTCGGCCGCCACCACCCGCTCGTCGAACGATTGGCCCGGGTGTCGATCGCTGCCGACGCCGGCGCGGCCCTCGATCGCGTCCGGCGATTGGGCGACGCCGTCGAGCGGGCGGACTCGCGCATCGTGGTGCTGTGCGGATCGGGAGTGGCGGATGACGACGTGCACGCGCTGCTTGATGCCGCGGCGCACCCCGCTGTCGGCCTCGTCGTGGCCGGTCGTGAGGGGCCGGCGACCCAAGTGGAGCTCAGTGGCCACGAGGTACGGCTGTGGCCCGACGACATCCGGCTCGACCCGCCGGAGTGGCTGACGCCGGATGACTGGGACCGGTTCGGTGACCTGCTGCGTCCGACGACCCACGGCCACGTCGCGACGCCCGGACCGCCAGCGCTGCGACCGGTGCTGGCCGACGATCACATGCGACTGGCAACGGCGACCGACGAGCGGCGGTCCATTCGCGTCGTGGGTCTGCTGGGCCCACTGACGATCGACGATCGCTCACTGACCATCGACGCCGACGCGGCGGAGCTGCTGACCTGGCTCGCCGTCCATCGGACCGGTGCGGACGTCGGTACGCTGCTCGGCCTCCTACGGCCGGGGCGCACACCGGATCCGGATGTACTCGAGCATGCCATTGCCACGGTCGACGCCCTCCTCGGCACGTCCGACCCGGCGGTCGTGCGCACCGACGACGGCCGCCTCGAGCTCAGCGACACCGTCACCACGGACCTCGCACGCTGCGACGAGCTGGTCGGCGGGCTCGACCACCAGCCGCCTCCGGCCCAGGCCCGCAGCATCTACACGGCGCTGGAGCTGGTGCGGGGCGAGCCGTTCACCGACGCAGCGGCGTGGGCACACGCCGACGGAACCGCGCTGCGGACGGCGGGCATGATCATCGACATCGCCCACCGGTTGGCAATGCAGTCGCTGACGATTGGTGACGTCGAGCGAGCAGCATGGGCCGTGGACCGCGGCCTGCTCGCCGCGCCGACCAGCGAGCTGCTGCACAGGGACCGTATGCGCACCGCGGACATGGCCGGCGACCCTGCGGGCGTCGACGCGTGCATGCGCCGGCTGCGCCTGCGCGTCGAAGCCGACGGCGGCTGGCTCACCCCCGAGACCGAGGCCCTCTACCGCGAGCTGCGCGCGGCGGCCCCGCCGGACGTCGCGGAGGACGCCTCCTGA
- a CDS encoding pilus assembly protein TadG-related protein produces the protein MRREDGSLSVFVVIVTMALLLTAALVLDGGRLLAARRQAADIAGNAARAGVQAVDEHELRSGRAIVDPVDGHDAVAAYLASTPATGTTRITGDTVTVDVRMRVEMLLLGLAGVGDPTVTASRQARAATGVSDGGP, from the coding sequence GTGCGCCGCGAGGACGGCAGCCTCAGCGTCTTCGTCGTCATCGTCACGATGGCGCTGCTGTTGACGGCCGCCCTCGTGCTCGACGGTGGTCGGCTGCTCGCTGCGCGCCGGCAGGCGGCGGACATCGCCGGCAACGCCGCCCGCGCGGGCGTGCAGGCGGTGGATGAGCACGAACTGCGTTCCGGTCGCGCGATCGTCGATCCGGTCGACGGCCACGACGCGGTCGCCGCGTACCTCGCATCGACGCCAGCCACCGGGACCACCCGGATCACCGGCGACACGGTCACCGTCGACGTGCGGATGCGCGTGGAGATGCTGCTGCTCGGCCTCGCCGGGGTCGGCGATCCGACGGTGACAGCGTCCCGGCAGGCACGGGCCGCGACCGGTGTGAGCGATGGAGGACCATGA
- a CDS encoding TadE/TadG family type IV pilus assembly protein: MTRDDGGMSAELAVLAPALVLCMLFVVFAGRLGQAQQDVAQAAAEAARTASLARGPQLVGVRDIVRRNLTASGVACRKLAVDTSSSDWRPGGSVRVDVRCSVDLSGVAGLGLPGKRTVDGHAVEVIDTYRGGP, from the coding sequence ATGACGCGCGACGACGGTGGGATGTCCGCGGAGCTGGCCGTCCTGGCACCGGCGCTCGTGCTGTGCATGCTGTTCGTCGTGTTTGCGGGGCGCCTCGGCCAGGCGCAACAGGATGTCGCCCAGGCCGCCGCCGAAGCCGCGCGGACCGCGTCACTGGCTCGTGGGCCGCAGCTCGTCGGCGTGCGCGACATCGTGCGACGCAACCTCACCGCGTCCGGCGTCGCATGCCGGAAGCTGGCCGTCGACACGTCGTCGAGCGACTGGCGTCCCGGCGGCAGCGTGCGCGTCGACGTGCGATGTTCCGTTGACCTCAGCGGGGTCGCCGGACTGGGACTTCCCGGGAAACGAACCGTCGACGGCCACGCCGTCGAGGTCATCGACACCTACCGCGGTGGCCCGTAG
- a CDS encoding TadE family protein, with amino-acid sequence MTAARVGWLGPWGCPRRAGIADDDGAGSTELVIVFPAVLLVILLAIQFGLYLHAAQIAEAGAQEAVEAAQGERGGAAEGEAAAHALLGHLGALRAPRVAVERTATVVTSTVVGRAHQVVPGLPVAVSASAEGPVERFVPETAP; translated from the coding sequence CTGACGGCGGCGCGTGTTGGCTGGCTGGGGCCGTGGGGGTGTCCGAGGAGGGCGGGTATCGCTGACGACGATGGCGCCGGCAGCACCGAGCTCGTGATCGTGTTCCCGGCGGTCCTGCTCGTGATACTGCTGGCCATCCAGTTCGGTCTGTATCTGCACGCCGCCCAGATCGCCGAGGCCGGCGCCCAGGAAGCGGTCGAGGCCGCCCAGGGTGAGCGGGGCGGCGCGGCCGAGGGTGAGGCCGCGGCACACGCGCTCCTCGGGCACCTCGGTGCCCTGCGTGCACCGCGCGTCGCTGTCGAGCGGACCGCGACGGTCGTGACCTCCACGGTCGTCGGACGGGCGCACCAGGTGGTCCCGGGCCTGCCGGTAGCCGTGAGCGCAAGTGCCGAGGGTCCGGTTGAGCGCTTCGTCCCGGAGACCGCGCCATGA